In a genomic window of Sulfurisphaera tokodaii str. 7:
- the cas6 gene encoding CRISPR-associated endoribonuclease Cas6 — protein sequence MIYLAIFKVSADRDTIIPPFSSKLSRSILAHISSSYAKVMESRQPFKPIRVTVLKDSKGFPLIAFNGRKTILRANEIYSFSFSTTSNDIANDLIRRDMIDIKIWNSTFTIELTSLKIVEEIEYIDSDFYRVNFITPTLLQPPKFGKMNRFLLFPYAHFFLLSIARHWNANMKTKIKLSSLKTLYYFKEIDHRIWPVTTIYDGHPIRGFWGWVLYKIEGERENIIRLLNYANYFGAGKSRSIGFGEIEALPTGFLA from the coding sequence GTGATATACTTAGCTATATTCAAAGTATCTGCTGACCGTGATACAATAATCCCCCCATTTTCGTCTAAGCTCTCAAGGTCTATATTGGCTCATATATCTTCAAGTTACGCCAAGGTCATGGAGAGCAGACAACCCTTTAAGCCTATAAGGGTGACGGTTTTAAAGGACTCTAAAGGTTTCCCATTAATAGCATTTAACGGAAGGAAGACTATTTTGAGAGCTAATGAAATTTACTCCTTTTCATTCTCCACTACAAGTAATGATATCGCAAATGATCTCATAAGAAGAGACATGATTGATATAAAGATCTGGAATTCAACATTTACGATAGAGCTAACAAGTTTAAAAATAGTTGAAGAAATTGAATATATTGATTCTGATTTTTATCGGGTTAACTTTATAACTCCTACCCTTCTCCAACCACCTAAGTTCGGAAAGATGAACAGATTCCTTCTCTTCCCTTATGCTCACTTCTTCCTATTATCTATCGCAAGGCATTGGAACGCAAACATGAAGACTAAAATCAAACTGTCATCTTTAAAGACCCTATATTACTTTAAAGAGATCGACCACAGAATATGGCCAGTTACTACTATATATGACGGACATCCTATCAGAGGCTTCTGGGGATGGGTTTTATACAAAATTGAGGGTGAAAGAGAAAATATTATCAGGCTTTTAAATTATGCAAACTATTTTGGGGCGGGGAAAAGCAGGTCTATAGGATTTGGAGAAATAGAAGCTTTGCCAACTGGGTTCTTGGCTTAA
- a CDS encoding type II toxin-antitoxin system VapC family toxin: MIDSNVFIYVLFSDPSYGERAKELLKTAEVEDAYSSTLIISQVLSHLERRKKAEVIPMFVNYLQQSGINIVDTRWEDIVNGIKILQELKLSYKLWDDAVILSQMKRLGIDIIYSNDTDFDLLNANRKF; encoded by the coding sequence ATGATTGATTCTAACGTATTTATCTATGTCCTTTTTTCTGACCCTTCCTATGGTGAGAGAGCAAAAGAGTTATTAAAGACTGCAGAAGTAGAAGATGCTTACTCTTCGACTCTTATAATTTCTCAAGTATTATCACATCTAGAAAGGAGGAAAAAAGCTGAAGTAATTCCGATGTTTGTTAATTACCTCCAGCAATCGGGGATTAATATTGTAGATACGAGGTGGGAAGATATTGTTAATGGAATAAAGATTCTTCAGGAATTAAAATTAAGTTATAAACTTTGGGACGATGCAGTAATATTATCCCAAATGAAAAGATTAGGGATTGACATAATTTATTCTAACGATACGGACTTCGATTTGCTCAACGCAAATAGGAAATTTTAA
- a CDS encoding AbrB/MazE/SpoVT family DNA-binding domain-containing protein: MGYIVTVDERGRVIIPKQIREKLNLKEGSKVEVDLEKDGKIVIKVKRISVDDIYGIAGKEKVEIEEIEEALGFEDND, from the coding sequence ATGGGATATATTGTTACAGTTGATGAAAGGGGGAGAGTTATAATACCGAAACAAATTAGGGAGAAATTAAACTTAAAAGAGGGAAGCAAAGTTGAAGTTGATTTGGAGAAAGACGGAAAGATAGTAATTAAAGTGAAAAGAATAAGCGTGGACGACATTTACGGAATAGCAGGGAAGGAGAAGGTTGAAATTGAGGAGATTGAGGAGGCATTAGGATTTGAAGATAATGATTGA
- a CDS encoding nucleotidyltransferase domain-containing protein encodes MDKELVDAFLKVYGDDLISLVLFGSYARGEQRRDSDIDLLIVLKEIKDRYEVMRKFLLAEDILENTLYPKLREKGFEPYISPIIYDVKTATKFRPLYMLMIFEAKILYDREGIMSKTLERIRRRLEELGAKREKFGRGYVVTLTKVKPGEVVDFELI; translated from the coding sequence ATGGATAAGGAGCTTGTTGATGCATTTCTTAAAGTTTATGGAGATGACCTAATATCTTTAGTACTCTTTGGCTCTTATGCTAGGGGAGAACAAAGAAGGGATAGTGATATTGATTTATTGATAGTATTAAAGGAAATAAAGGATAGGTATGAGGTCATGAGAAAATTTCTCTTAGCAGAGGATATATTAGAAAATACGCTATATCCTAAGCTAAGGGAGAAAGGCTTTGAACCCTATATCTCCCCAATAATTTACGACGTTAAAACCGCTACAAAATTTCGTCCGTTATATATGTTAATGATATTTGAGGCTAAGATACTTTATGATAGGGAAGGAATAATGTCTAAGACCTTAGAGAGGATTAGGAGAAGATTAGAAGAATTGGGAGCAAAAAGGGAGAAATTTGGTAGGGGTTATGTAGTGACTTTAACCAAGGTTAAGCCTGGAGAGGTAGTAGATTTTGAATTAATTTAG
- a CDS encoding HEPN domain-containing protein, with product MTYAELDLKESKDFAFCVRLSQEAVELSIKAMLRALPIEYSKTHDPGKILEANKDRLPEWLRQELSNITYTSRWLRAEREPSMYGDEIEGIPPN from the coding sequence ATAACGTATGCGGAACTTGATTTAAAGGAAAGTAAAGACTTCGCCTTTTGCGTCAGATTGTCACAAGAGGCTGTCGAACTTTCAATAAAAGCAATGCTAAGAGCTTTGCCCATTGAATATTCTAAAACCCATGATCCGGGGAAGATTCTTGAGGCAAATAAAGATAGACTACCAGAATGGCTAAGGCAAGAACTGAGTAACATAACTTATACTTCTAGGTGGTTAAGGGCTGAGAGAGAACCCTCAATGTATGGTGACGAGATTGAAGGTATACCTCCCAACTAA
- a CDS encoding nucleotidyltransferase domain-containing protein, producing the protein MGKIRGKSAIESQRKMLNLAKEIVENISKDFPDLQEAYIFGFRARGDYLDTSDIDLILVFKGIKEMNSIDGMYIVSKYIKGNVDYIVVDEEEKERVKDKKLFWKKGVC; encoded by the coding sequence TTGGGTAAAATTAGAGGAAAATCGGCAATAGAGAGTCAAAGGAAGATGCTAAATTTAGCTAAGGAAATAGTTGAAAATATATCAAAGGACTTTCCCGATCTACAAGAAGCTTATATTTTCGGCTTTAGAGCTAGGGGAGATTACTTAGATACAAGTGATATAGATTTAATATTAGTATTTAAAGGAATTAAAGAGATGAATAGTATAGATGGGATGTACATCGTCTCAAAATATATTAAAGGCAACGTAGATTATATTGTCGTAGACGAAGAAGAAAAGGAAAGAGTTAAAGATAAGAAACTCTTCTGGAAGAAAGGAGTTTGTTAA
- a CDS encoding NAD(P)-dependent alcohol dehydrogenase translates to MRGFAELIYIYKREFGKDVFNPKLPFTIGHENVGIIEEVGSAVDWLSKGDPVILHPYITCRHCKACRAGNDMHCPNGKFPGLDGTDGGYAEYLKTSAYSAIKLPKNVDPTPMAPLADAGLTAYHAVKKLKLDPDSKVVVIGIGGLGHIAVQILKAITPATIIAVDVSEDRIKLAKELGADEGVIAGADGGVNEVLKLTNNEGADAVLDFVGEHGTPKNAIRMIKKGGIYSIVGYGGEFTNTTLDFISREISVIGNLVGTYNELAELVELYAREKVKLRTQMFRLEEANKALEMLKSGKIAGRAILVP, encoded by the coding sequence GTGCGGGGGTTTGCAGAACTGATTTACATATACAAGAGGGAATTTGGAAAGGATGTATTTAATCCAAAATTACCCTTCACCATTGGGCATGAAAATGTAGGAATAATTGAGGAAGTTGGTAGTGCTGTGGATTGGTTAAGTAAAGGAGACCCGGTAATCCTACATCCCTACATAACTTGTAGGCACTGCAAAGCATGTAGGGCTGGGAATGATATGCATTGTCCTAACGGTAAGTTCCCAGGGCTTGATGGGACTGATGGAGGTTATGCTGAGTATTTAAAGACATCAGCTTATTCAGCTATAAAATTGCCTAAAAATGTAGACCCAACACCAATGGCACCATTAGCAGATGCTGGGTTAACAGCGTATCACGCAGTAAAGAAATTAAAACTAGATCCCGACAGTAAGGTGGTAGTGATAGGAATAGGAGGATTGGGGCATATAGCAGTACAGATATTAAAGGCAATAACGCCGGCAACAATAATAGCTGTTGATGTTAGTGAGGATAGGATTAAATTAGCTAAGGAATTGGGAGCTGATGAAGGAGTAATAGCTGGAGCTGATGGAGGAGTTAATGAGGTATTAAAGTTGACTAATAATGAGGGGGCAGATGCAGTACTGGATTTTGTAGGTGAGCATGGTACACCTAAGAACGCTATAAGGATGATTAAAAAAGGAGGAATATATTCCATTGTGGGTTATGGTGGAGAATTTACTAATACGACACTGGATTTCATCAGTAGAGAAATAAGTGTTATAGGGAATTTAGTGGGGACATATAATGAGTTAGCAGAATTAGTTGAATTATATGCAAGAGAAAAAGTGAAATTAAGAACGCAAATGTTTAGGTTAGAGGAGGCAAATAAAGCATTAGAAATGCTTAAGAGTGGAAAAATAGCTGGAAGAGCAATATTAGTACCGTAA
- a CDS encoding alcohol dehydrogenase — MKAVRIHEYNAPLQLDEVDYPKITGPYDIIVRIKGAGVCRTDLHIQEGIWKGCI, encoded by the coding sequence GTGAAGGCAGTTAGAATTCATGAATATAATGCACCCTTACAATTAGATGAAGTAGATTATCCAAAAATAACTGGGCCTTATGATATTATAGTAAGAATAAAGGGTGCGGGGGTTTGCAGAACTGATTTACATATACAAGAGGGAATTTGGAAAGGATGTATTTAA
- a CDS encoding iron-sulfur cluster assembly protein encodes MSEILKNVIDPETLSSIVDLGFVKQVEEGENRIRVVLSPPTFWCPPTFLYMILEDLREKLKSKYEIIDIEVIDHHDSEKLTKCINKGLKFDECYKDETMKDLYDDLKKRFYQRFERGMSPKNRSDKLVRLSLGITGEMCKLLAEERMKREGS; translated from the coding sequence ATGAGTGAAATCCTTAAAAATGTTATAGACCCAGAGACTCTAAGCTCAATAGTCGATCTAGGATTTGTTAAACAAGTAGAGGAAGGAGAAAATAGGATAAGGGTAGTACTCTCTCCACCTACCTTTTGGTGTCCCCCAACATTCCTATACATGATCCTAGAGGATTTAAGAGAAAAATTAAAGAGTAAATACGAAATTATTGATATAGAGGTCATAGACCATCATGATAGTGAAAAATTAACAAAATGTATAAATAAAGGGCTAAAATTTGACGAATGTTATAAAGATGAAACCATGAAAGATCTTTATGATGATTTGAAGAAGAGATTTTACCAAAGATTTGAAAGGGGAATGAGTCCGAAAAACAGATCGGACAAGCTAGTAAGATTATCCTTAGGTATAACTGGAGAAATGTGTAAATTATTAGCTGAGGAGAGGATGAAACGTGAAGGCAGTTAG
- the tnpA gene encoding IS200/IS605-like element ISSto1 family transposase: MEYKSTRHAKYLCNYHFVWIPKYRRKVLTGEIAEYTKEVLRTIAEELGCEVLALEVMPDHIHLFVNCPPRYAPSYLANYFKGKSARLILKKFPELKKATNGKLWTRSYFVSTSGNISSETIKKYIEEQWVKEGEED, translated from the coding sequence GTGGAATACAAATCAACTAGGCATGCAAAGTACCTCTGCAACTACCACTTCGTATGGATACCGAAATACCGTAGGAAAGTACTAACAGGCGAAATAGCAGAATACACTAAAGAAGTACTAAGAACCATAGCAGAAGAGCTAGGCTGTGAAGTATTAGCCCTAGAAGTAATGCCAGACCACATCCACCTATTCGTTAACTGCCCACCGAGATACGCACCGTCATATTTAGCAAACTACTTCAAAGGAAAATCAGCAAGACTAATACTCAAGAAGTTCCCAGAGCTGAAGAAAGCTACTAACGGGAAGCTCTGGACTAGAAGCTACTTCGTATCGACTTCTGGTAACATATCCAGCGAGACGATAAAGAAGTACATTGAAGAACAGTGGGTGAAAGAGGGTGAAGAGGACTAA
- a CDS encoding amidohydrolase family protein: protein MIKVETPDGKIHEIPVIDYHVHVWKAHEDNWLRPELAKGWIDCFYDYHKSLSPQEYIMDYNTFKYYGSKKMIEDVFLNGYVDIGITQPQYLLYFYRTPFGNTEEFGKLVYENPYRFIIGTRWDPRDGEQGKRQLEEDVRKYRVKPWQMRHVKLYTAEWKDIGGNLSRGWRLDSREAFEFIEFSKSLGINILVPHKGPTVWPLDKDAFDVKDVDAAATSFPEMKFVVTHIGLPRFDDFCWIGVQDKNVYAGLAVATAFIHKRPRYFAQIMAELLFWPGPDRILYGSDKTRGSLAF, encoded by the coding sequence TTGATAAAAGTAGAAACACCTGATGGTAAAATACATGAGATCCCCGTAATAGATTATCACGTACATGTATGGAAAGCCCATGAGGATAATTGGTTAAGACCAGAATTGGCTAAAGGATGGATAGATTGCTTTTACGACTATCACAAATCGTTAAGTCCCCAAGAATATATAATGGATTATAATACCTTCAAATATTACGGATCAAAGAAAATGATCGAAGACGTATTTCTTAACGGTTACGTAGATATAGGAATTACCCAACCCCAATACCTATTATACTTCTATCGCACACCTTTTGGAAACACTGAAGAATTCGGTAAACTAGTTTATGAAAATCCCTACAGATTTATAATAGGTACCAGATGGGATCCCAGAGATGGTGAACAAGGTAAAAGACAACTAGAAGAAGACGTTAGAAAATATAGGGTCAAACCCTGGCAAATGCGTCATGTGAAACTATACACTGCAGAATGGAAAGATATTGGAGGAAATTTATCAAGAGGATGGAGACTGGATTCAAGAGAAGCATTTGAATTCATAGAATTTAGCAAATCATTAGGAATAAACATCTTAGTCCCGCATAAGGGACCAACAGTATGGCCCTTAGATAAGGACGCATTCGATGTAAAAGACGTAGATGCTGCAGCCACATCATTCCCAGAAATGAAATTTGTAGTAACACATATAGGATTACCAAGGTTTGATGATTTCTGCTGGATAGGAGTTCAAGACAAAAACGTTTATGCTGGATTAGCAGTAGCTACAGCATTTATACATAAGAGACCAAGATACTTTGCACAAATAATGGCCGAACTACTATTCTGGCCTGGACCAGATAGAATCCTATACGGATCTGACAAAACGCGGGGCAGCCTCGCCTTTTAA
- a CDS encoding molybdopterin cofactor-binding domain-containing protein gives MRTVPENKIIDMASEILGVQKSELKIENGRIKTISGDRSISLRHLVGTFYWDPVKLKGIEGSLTAVGYFQSPYADNIKEGKINSSISYGCMGHIVEIEIDETNIPKILKYYVIHDAGKIINENFAKGQIIGSTFHGIEVALYASIEYNDEGIPLTQTFSDYGVMTAIESPNIEVEHIESNSDYSSGLGEGGTMAAPPAILNAVKSIINVKEIPIFTVLTNKCSKT, from the coding sequence TTGAGAACAGTCCCAGAGAATAAAATAATAGATATGGCTTCGGAAATATTAGGAGTCCAAAAATCTGAATTAAAAATTGAAAACGGAAGAATAAAGACTATATCTGGAGATAGATCTATATCATTAAGACATCTAGTAGGCACATTCTACTGGGATCCAGTTAAATTGAAAGGAATAGAAGGAAGTCTCACAGCAGTAGGTTACTTCCAATCCCCATATGCTGATAACATAAAAGAAGGAAAGATAAATTCCTCAATATCATACGGTTGCATGGGTCATATAGTAGAAATCGAGATAGATGAAACTAACATACCCAAAATACTAAAATACTACGTAATACATGATGCTGGTAAAATAATTAATGAAAATTTTGCGAAAGGTCAAATAATTGGTTCAACCTTTCATGGTATTGAAGTAGCCTTATATGCATCAATAGAATATAACGATGAGGGAATACCATTAACTCAAACATTTTCAGACTATGGAGTTATGACTGCAATTGAAAGTCCCAATATAGAAGTGGAACATATAGAAAGCAATAGTGATTACTCTTCTGGGTTAGGAGAAGGAGGAACTATGGCGGCCCCTCCAGCAATCCTTAATGCCGTAAAATCAATAATTAATGTGAAAGAAATACCAATATTTACAGTACTTACTAACAAATGTAGTAAAACTTAA